The proteins below come from a single Methanothermobacter sp. genomic window:
- a CDS encoding energy-converting hydrogenase A subunit A EhaA has translation MIIHVTYLSGYITGIISSIIISVILGLPLAPERPARHSWTPSAIFPAPVIAMGLVAICIKLGVTGMYGGVDLGVVSGVLAALMTAYFLEDIFPRPEDL, from the coding sequence ATGATTATTCATGTTACATATCTTTCAGGTTACATAACAGGCATTATTTCCTCAATAATCATTTCAGTGATACTGGGGCTGCCTCTGGCACCTGAAAGACCGGCCAGACATTCCTGGACCCCTTCAGCCATCTTCCCGGCACCCGTAATTGCCATGGGGCTTGTGGCGATATGCATAAAACTTGGTGTCACAGGTATGTACGGTGGGGTCGATCTTGGTGTGGTTTCAGGGGTTCTGGCAGCTCTCATGACGGCCTACTTCCTTGAGGACATATTCCCCAGACCGGAGGACTTGTGA
- a CDS encoding DUF1616 domain-containing protein, with translation MKVRREFILLITGIISAALINAPLFHLRVLGIVSTIVVAGYSLLTITGFDSPLITPVAGILLITLNAFLLNYTPLRNLRPLYALPAIIIPLIGLIIRLRNKGAPLEDTQTITARELARRSGKKQVKGGEEPEIIRLGLSSRDLLIAGIISSSTPIIISLTHLRPVRFILAVILIVSTSYLVASAFLTGLREMGRVKQTGSIVLFVSILTPIACLLIPRGYGHIFLGVTGILTALTAYIRRSMKRIKIIESLQHTEMDILEKYGLVEEEVTLEIPEISDNDLRVGDPSFIKKKALKMRKIREISPPTGKIEEEDVEGELRNTSEHGLPPGHEKKVSIGGFSDLAILSILSILTIILLQGAVGEALFYLQVLFIPGYILISAIAPEKIQLSIPERLFLAFSTSIIISSAIAILMGGEVTFKPLLARTIAGLSLALTPPAFIRRWRRGELAYSADIRSIPSPRNLSRDGKISLLLSIILVALIAVTVYITLNPAPSERFTEFYILGPAGKAYGYPENLTAGENASVIVGVVNREYRNETYLMVVRLGGDILRNETIRLSDKEKWERKINFTVTETGENQKLEFLLYRLPDKRKPYRSLHLFINVR, from the coding sequence TTGAAAGTCAGGCGGGAATTTATATTATTAATTACAGGTATAATCTCAGCGGCCCTTATAAACGCTCCATTATTTCATTTAAGGGTTCTTGGAATAGTATCCACAATAGTTGTGGCGGGTTACAGCCTCCTAACCATCACAGGTTTCGATAGCCCTCTTATAACACCTGTGGCAGGCATATTATTAATCACGCTCAACGCTTTTCTCCTTAACTATACGCCCCTCAGGAATTTAAGACCACTTTATGCGCTTCCAGCCATAATCATACCATTGATTGGCCTTATAATCCGCCTGAGAAATAAGGGCGCTCCTCTAGAGGATACCCAAACAATAACCGCAAGGGAACTTGCAAGAAGGTCTGGTAAAAAGCAGGTGAAAGGAGGGGAAGAACCTGAGATCATAAGACTCGGGCTATCCTCAAGGGATCTCCTGATTGCAGGTATAATATCGTCCTCGACACCCATCATCATAAGCCTCACACACCTCAGGCCTGTAAGGTTCATCCTTGCAGTCATTCTCATAGTTAGCACTTCATATCTAGTGGCATCAGCCTTCCTAACGGGGCTGAGGGAGATGGGAAGAGTTAAGCAGACAGGCTCAATTGTCCTCTTCGTCTCCATCCTGACACCCATAGCATGCTTACTTATACCTAGGGGCTATGGTCACATATTCCTTGGTGTCACAGGTATACTGACAGCACTCACAGCCTACATCAGAAGGTCCATGAAGAGGATAAAAATCATAGAGTCCCTCCAGCATACAGAGATGGACATCCTGGAGAAATACGGCCTCGTGGAGGAGGAAGTCACACTTGAAATACCTGAAATTTCAGATAATGACCTCAGAGTAGGTGACCCATCCTTCATAAAGAAAAAGGCTCTTAAAATGAGAAAAATAAGGGAAATAAGCCCTCCAACAGGAAAAATTGAGGAGGAAGACGTTGAAGGGGAACTCAGAAATACCTCAGAGCATGGATTACCTCCGGGACATGAAAAAAAAGTATCCATTGGCGGTTTCAGTGACCTTGCAATTCTATCCATCCTGAGTATCCTGACCATTATCCTTCTTCAGGGTGCCGTGGGGGAGGCGCTCTTCTACCTCCAGGTGCTCTTCATCCCTGGCTACATACTGATATCAGCCATCGCACCTGAGAAGATCCAGCTCAGTATCCCTGAGAGGCTGTTTCTGGCATTCTCCACGAGCATCATAATCTCATCAGCCATCGCCATCCTCATGGGGGGAGAGGTTACATTCAAACCATTACTTGCAAGGACAATAGCGGGCCTCAGTCTTGCACTGACACCTCCTGCATTTATAAGGAGGTGGAGGCGCGGTGAACTCGCCTACTCCGCCGATATAAGAAGCATACCATCACCCCGTAACCTCTCAAGGGATGGTAAGATCTCACTCCTCCTCTCAATCATACTTGTAGCGCTCATTGCAGTAACAGTCTACATAACCCTCAACCCGGCACCCTCTGAGAGGTTCACAGAGTTCTACATCCTGGGACCCGCTGGAAAGGCCTACGGGTACCCTGAGAACCTCACAGCAGGTGAGAATGCCAGTGTAATTGTGGGTGTGGTTAACCGTGAGTACCGCAACGAGACCTACCTCATGGTGGTGCGTCTTGGCGGAGATATTTTAAGGAATGAAACAATAAGGTTGAGTGATAAGGAGAAATGGGAGAGGAAGATAAACTTCACAGTTACAGAGACCGGGGAAAACCAGAAACTCGAATTCCTTCTATACAGGTTACCTGATAAAAGGAAACCCTACCGGTCTCTTCACCTATTCATCAACGTCAGGTAG
- a CDS encoding SDR family oxidoreductase, whose product MKGMDVAVTGGLGFIGSHLTDELLKMGNRVTVIDDLSSGKRENLNDPEHENLEIIEGSINDVDLESVFMDKDYVFHQAALASVPESVRDPLRCHRINATGTLKVLLAACRAGVRKVVNASTSAVYGNNPEMPLSEDAKPMPLSPYAVSKVTGEYYCSVFEDYGLETVSLRYFNVYGPRQRPDSQYAAVIPRFIDALLQGRQPEIYGDGEQSRDFIYVGDVVRANIFLAESPETGVFNVAGGSAVTVNRLFKIISKILDSDSKPVYLAERPGDVRHSLADTSRLESAGFMPEVELEDGLIRTVEWFKDENEI is encoded by the coding sequence ATGAAGGGCATGGATGTTGCTGTAACAGGAGGACTTGGATTTATAGGTTCACACCTCACAGATGAACTACTCAAAATGGGAAACAGGGTCACTGTAATTGATGACCTCTCAAGCGGGAAGAGGGAGAACCTCAACGACCCGGAGCATGAAAATCTTGAGATAATAGAGGGGAGTATCAATGACGTGGACCTTGAGTCTGTATTCATGGATAAGGATTACGTGTTCCATCAGGCAGCCCTTGCAAGCGTCCCTGAAAGTGTGAGGGACCCCCTGAGGTGCCATAGGATTAACGCCACGGGAACCCTGAAGGTTCTCCTTGCTGCCTGCAGGGCCGGAGTCAGGAAGGTTGTGAATGCCTCAACCTCAGCTGTCTATGGTAACAACCCTGAAATGCCCCTCTCTGAGGACGCAAAGCCCATGCCCCTCTCCCCCTACGCAGTATCCAAGGTCACAGGGGAGTACTACTGCAGCGTATTTGAGGACTATGGCCTTGAAACCGTTTCCCTCAGGTACTTCAATGTTTATGGTCCCAGACAGAGACCCGACTCCCAGTACGCCGCCGTCATCCCCAGGTTCATAGACGCCCTCCTCCAGGGCAGACAGCCGGAGATCTATGGCGACGGGGAGCAGAGCCGGGACTTCATCTATGTGGGGGATGTTGTGAGGGCCAACATCTTCCTTGCAGAGTCACCTGAAACCGGCGTCTTCAATGTGGCTGGTGGAAGTGCGGTTACCGTTAACAGGCTATTTAAGATAATATCCAAAATCCTTGATTCAGATTCAAAACCAGTGTACCTTGCTGAGAGGCCTGGGGATGTGAGACACTCCCTTGCAGACACCTCAAGACTTGAGTCTGCAGGCTTCATGCCAGAGGTTGAACTTGAGGATGGACTCATCAGAACTGTTGAGTGGTTCAAGGATGAAAATGAAATATGA
- a CDS encoding flippase, whose product MSHARTLAKNTLFLLTATIFTNFAAFIWNVYLARYLGKEGFGILSAALALTGIFSILADLGMGTYITREIARDPGRARELASAGLGNRLILSLIVLVMIILLPVTGIYRGSAAAVIMFIGGYMLVNAFSSFFNSMFQGFQRMEYQTIWNILNSFFILIGVLSVIWLGGSVVHVAIAYLIAAILSLTYSVLIFTGRFFKPGVAFSCELIRKGLPFGITSVFYLIYFWIDSVMLSFMKGDVSVGLYSAPYRLLTVISSLYTVYLLAVFPIMSRFHVESSDSLRLTYRKSLKYLLILAIPLISMVFTLAGPIIELIFSSEYLDSVPALRILITATTFMFVNGITSNLLGSADRQDTVTRVTGAGALFNVTVNLILIPRFDFVGASAATVMTEFLMMILFLKVVREMDYGPSVEDILMGWKLLLPAIASILILLIPAHIILKAALALLVYVAGILLTGAIDHVDRAIMRSIIRG is encoded by the coding sequence ATGAGCCATGCCAGAACCCTCGCAAAAAATACCCTGTTTCTCCTCACAGCCACCATCTTCACCAACTTTGCGGCCTTTATCTGGAACGTCTACCTCGCAAGGTACCTTGGCAAGGAAGGTTTCGGTATACTCTCAGCGGCACTTGCCCTCACAGGCATATTCAGCATACTGGCTGACCTCGGGATGGGGACCTACATTACAAGGGAGATTGCAAGGGACCCGGGTAGGGCCAGGGAACTTGCATCTGCTGGACTTGGTAACAGGCTGATCCTTTCACTAATTGTCCTGGTTATGATAATCCTCTTACCTGTAACAGGTATCTACAGGGGATCGGCTGCTGCGGTTATAATGTTCATAGGGGGTTACATGCTTGTTAACGCCTTCAGCTCATTCTTCAACAGCATGTTTCAGGGCTTCCAGCGGATGGAGTATCAGACAATCTGGAACATTCTCAACAGTTTCTTCATACTTATAGGGGTTCTCTCGGTAATCTGGCTGGGGGGTAGTGTTGTACATGTTGCCATCGCCTACCTCATTGCAGCGATTCTCTCTCTCACCTACTCAGTCTTAATATTCACAGGACGCTTTTTCAAACCAGGCGTGGCTTTCAGCTGTGAACTGATAAGAAAAGGACTTCCATTTGGTATAACCAGTGTATTCTACCTGATCTACTTCTGGATAGACTCTGTTATGCTCTCATTCATGAAGGGTGATGTATCCGTTGGTCTCTACAGTGCACCCTACAGGCTTCTCACAGTCATAAGCTCTCTCTATACAGTATATCTGCTGGCAGTCTTCCCCATAATGTCCAGGTTCCATGTTGAGAGTTCCGATTCCCTCAGATTAACCTACAGGAAATCCTTAAAGTACCTGCTTATACTCGCGATACCCCTAATATCCATGGTTTTTACACTGGCAGGGCCCATAATAGAACTGATATTCTCATCAGAATACCTTGACTCTGTACCTGCATTACGGATTCTCATAACTGCAACCACATTCATGTTTGTAAACGGAATAACATCAAATCTTCTGGGTTCAGCCGATAGACAGGACACGGTTACACGTGTCACAGGTGCTGGGGCGCTCTTCAATGTAACCGTTAACCTGATACTAATCCCGCGCTTTGATTTTGTTGGGGCGAGTGCCGCTACCGTGATGACAGAATTTCTGATGATGATCCTCTTCCTTAAGGTGGTGAGGGAAATGGATTATGGTCCTTCAGTGGAAGATATCCTGATGGGCTGGAAACTTCTTCTTCCAGCCATTGCCTCTATCCTCATTCTTTTAATTCCAGCACATATTATACTGAAGGCGGCCCTTGCCCTGCTGGTTTATGTGGCTGGAATCCTCCTCACAGGGGCCATTGACCATGTTGACAGGGCAATAATGAGGTCAATAATCAGGGGCTAA
- a CDS encoding UPF0104 family protein, with protein sequence MKKIYFFILSVLLILALLLWMGPLKVLRAVRMADWRLIVLAFLIHLGVVAVRGLRWGVLIDQPWRIGTNFTVKSIGLFAGNLSPIRSAGEVMNAVAGKKLNGTDLSEGLSAGLTERFFDIGIGGFLLFGAAVFVPKIRIIALFGAFLSALIAYIIYLVNWREEKSLRIYHRIHRVIERLPVSEKTLEKLYARLTSGIRDMIGYTRSYSSFRALGAVFWLSLLSWLMECLRLYLVFISFGTEIPFSAVVIIFLLANLIGILSALPGGMGSMEVSMAGLFVLFGVPGFLAGSIALVDRLISFWSVTVLGAILSSYYAGDILDEVRSYILDFKT encoded by the coding sequence ATGAAAAAAATTTACTTCTTTATACTCAGTGTGCTTCTCATTCTGGCCCTCCTACTATGGATGGGCCCCCTCAAGGTTCTTAGGGCAGTACGCATGGCAGACTGGAGACTGATAGTCCTGGCATTTCTAATCCACCTTGGAGTTGTGGCTGTGCGGGGGCTTCGGTGGGGTGTGCTGATAGATCAGCCCTGGAGGATCGGGACCAACTTTACTGTGAAGTCCATAGGCCTCTTTGCAGGTAACCTCAGCCCCATAAGGAGTGCCGGTGAGGTCATGAATGCCGTTGCAGGCAAAAAACTGAATGGCACAGACCTCTCAGAGGGCCTATCAGCAGGTTTAACAGAAAGATTCTTTGATATTGGAATAGGAGGATTCCTCTTATTTGGCGCCGCAGTTTTCGTGCCGAAAATAAGGATAATAGCCCTCTTCGGAGCATTTCTCTCGGCCCTCATAGCCTACATCATATACCTTGTCAACTGGAGGGAGGAGAAGAGCCTGAGGATCTACCATAGAATACACAGGGTCATTGAAAGACTCCCAGTCTCAGAGAAGACCCTGGAGAAACTCTACGCCAGACTCACATCAGGTATAAGGGATATGATAGGTTACACAAGGTCCTACTCCAGCTTCAGGGCACTTGGAGCTGTATTTTGGCTCTCACTTCTATCGTGGCTCATGGAGTGCCTGAGGCTGTACCTTGTCTTCATATCCTTCGGTACTGAGATACCATTCTCTGCGGTTGTCATTATATTCCTCCTTGCAAACCTCATAGGAATACTATCAGCACTCCCTGGTGGTATGGGTTCCATGGAGGTTTCAATGGCTGGACTCTTTGTTTTATTTGGGGTGCCAGGTTTCCTGGCGGGTAGCATAGCCCTCGTTGATCGCCTCATATCCTTCTGGTCAGTGACGGTACTGGGGGCGATACTCTCATCATACTATGCAGGTGACATACTTGATGAGGTAAGATCCTACATACTTGATTTTAAGACATAG
- a CDS encoding glycosyltransferase family 2 protein, whose protein sequence is MRIVTVIPAFNEERTVESVVRGALEHGDVILVDDGSTDQTGKLAEMAGATVVRHPENMGKGAALKTGIHEALKGSYDVIVFMDADGQHDPSLIPRLAGAVNGGDFIIGSRFIRSNHHTMPLHRQLSNRITTWILRLATGYSITDSQSGFRAISSEYAQLIVDIPYDDYVYESEALCEISRHRLRIAEVPVTCKYGDEKSYIGTADVIRYIRFVIRLFLRKLSPAMN, encoded by the coding sequence ATGAGGATAGTCACGGTTATACCTGCATTCAATGAGGAGAGAACCGTTGAGTCGGTTGTGAGGGGTGCCCTTGAACATGGGGATGTTATACTGGTGGATGATGGGAGCACGGATCAGACAGGGAAACTTGCAGAGATGGCCGGTGCAACGGTGGTAAGGCACCCTGAGAACATGGGTAAGGGTGCTGCCCTAAAGACGGGTATACATGAGGCACTCAAGGGGTCATATGATGTCATCGTCTTCATGGACGCTGATGGACAGCATGATCCCTCCCTGATACCCCGCCTTGCAGGGGCTGTTAATGGGGGGGACTTCATCATTGGCTCAAGATTTATAAGGAGCAACCACCATACGATGCCCCTCCACAGACAGCTATCAAACAGGATAACAACATGGATACTGAGGCTTGCAACCGGTTACAGTATAACAGATAGTCAGAGCGGTTTCAGGGCAATTTCATCTGAATACGCCCAGCTGATAGTTGACATACCCTACGATGATTATGTATATGAATCCGAGGCATTATGTGAAATATCAAGGCACCGTCTTAGAATAGCCGAGGTCCCGGTAACATGCAAGTATGGGGATGAGAAGTCCTACATCGGCACCGCTGATGTGATACGGTACATAAGATTCGTTATAAGACTTTTCCTCAGGAAATTATCACCTGCCATGAACTGA
- a CDS encoding glycosyltransferase has product MRILVVQESDWIERNPHQQHHLFDRLSARGHEVRVIDYPIDWRKDDSGGLWNPRRVYRGVHKVREDADVDVIRPGHLKFPVLDYLSIPFTHGREIRRQLREFKPDVIVGFGLINSYLASVEAKRRGIPFVYYLIDVLYTLIPERAFQGFGKLLMRKTIENSSMVLTINRKLDQLAVELGAGRTAVIDAGIDLAEFDPNLDGSHIRERYGVEDSDILLFFMGFLYTFSGLRELAAAMAERREEYPNVKLMVVGDGDAYADLERIRDENNLESLILTGRQPYTEIPSFVAASDICILPAYIDEEIMQDIVPIKLYEYLAMAKPVIATRLPGIFMEFGEGNGIHYIERPEETLEVAVKLADRLQEEGMRGRRFVESNDWEIITDRFEDTLKGLVEDGG; this is encoded by the coding sequence ATGAGGATACTCGTTGTACAGGAATCTGACTGGATAGAGAGGAATCCCCACCAGCAGCACCACCTCTTTGACAGGTTATCTGCCAGGGGCCATGAGGTGAGGGTCATAGACTACCCCATCGACTGGAGGAAGGACGACTCAGGGGGACTATGGAACCCCCGGCGGGTTTACAGGGGAGTCCATAAGGTCAGGGAGGACGCAGATGTGGACGTTATAAGGCCAGGGCACCTGAAGTTCCCTGTACTTGACTACCTCTCAATACCATTCACCCATGGGAGGGAGATAAGGAGACAGCTCAGGGAATTCAAACCGGACGTCATTGTGGGATTCGGCCTTATCAACTCATACCTGGCTTCTGTGGAGGCCAAGAGGAGGGGAATACCCTTTGTCTATTACCTCATAGATGTCCTCTACACCCTCATACCTGAGAGGGCCTTTCAGGGATTCGGGAAGCTTCTCATGAGGAAGACGATTGAGAACTCCAGCATGGTCCTCACCATAAACAGGAAGCTGGACCAGCTTGCAGTTGAACTCGGCGCCGGGAGGACAGCGGTGATAGACGCGGGCATAGACCTTGCAGAGTTCGACCCGAACCTCGACGGTTCCCATATAAGGGAGAGGTATGGTGTTGAGGATTCAGACATCCTGCTCTTCTTCATGGGATTCCTCTACACATTCTCGGGGCTCAGGGAACTTGCAGCTGCCATGGCAGAGAGGCGTGAGGAGTACCCCAACGTTAAGCTCATGGTGGTGGGGGATGGCGATGCCTACGCTGACCTTGAGAGGATAAGGGATGAGAACAACCTTGAAAGCCTCATACTCACAGGTAGACAGCCCTACACAGAGATACCTTCCTTCGTTGCAGCCTCTGACATCTGCATACTGCCAGCATACATTGATGAGGAGATAATGCAGGACATAGTGCCCATAAAACTCTATGAGTACCTTGCAATGGCAAAACCTGTGATAGCCACAAGGCTCCCCGGTATCTTCATGGAGTTCGGTGAGGGTAACGGTATACACTACATTGAGAGGCCGGAGGAAACCCTTGAGGTTGCAGTTAAACTGGCAGACAGACTCCAGGAGGAGGGAATGAGGGGAAGGAGGTTCGTTGAATCCAACGACTGGGAAATCATAACAGACAGGTTTGAGGATACACTTAAGGGCCTTGTGGAAGATGGTGGTTGA
- a CDS encoding NAD-dependent epimerase/dehydratase family protein: MDEFRAYDGKCVLVTGGAGCVGSNLSGRLAENGARVIILDNLSSSYEWNIPVHENIEFVKGDILDDEVLKRVFRERPEYVFHLAAHFANQNSVDNPEKDLLVNGLGILKVLEYAQLVGVERFVYSSSGCGVYGLDSKIPFEEHDISISLHTPYQVTKLLGELYTNYFHNLYDMPIVNARFFNVFGPGEVPGKYRNVIPNFFYWAMNQQPLPITGDGSETRDWTFVEDIVSGLMAMGVRKEAVGEAINLGSGREHRVIEMATIINELTENPAGVVYRPRRDWDAKTRLLSSIEKARRLLDYEPKVSFREGLERTHEWFRENWELIKGSAEF; the protein is encoded by the coding sequence ATGGATGAATTCAGGGCTTATGATGGTAAATGTGTACTTGTAACCGGTGGAGCCGGCTGCGTTGGAAGCAACCTCTCAGGCCGCCTTGCAGAGAATGGGGCAAGGGTTATCATACTTGATAACCTCTCATCAAGCTACGAATGGAACATACCGGTACATGAGAATATAGAGTTTGTGAAGGGTGACATACTGGACGATGAGGTTCTCAAGCGTGTATTCAGGGAGAGGCCTGAGTACGTCTTCCACCTGGCTGCACACTTCGCCAACCAGAACAGTGTGGACAACCCTGAGAAGGACCTCCTGGTGAACGGCCTTGGAATACTCAAGGTACTGGAGTATGCGCAGCTCGTGGGCGTCGAAAGGTTCGTATACTCATCTTCAGGCTGCGGTGTCTATGGATTGGACTCAAAGATACCCTTCGAGGAACATGACATCTCGATATCACTGCACACACCATACCAGGTCACGAAGCTCCTGGGGGAACTTTACACCAACTACTTCCACAACCTCTATGACATGCCCATAGTCAATGCAAGGTTCTTCAACGTCTTCGGCCCCGGTGAGGTGCCCGGCAAGTACCGGAACGTCATACCAAACTTCTTCTACTGGGCCATGAACCAGCAGCCACTCCCAATCACAGGTGACGGTTCAGAGACAAGGGACTGGACCTTCGTTGAGGACATCGTGAGCGGACTCATGGCCATGGGTGTTAGGAAGGAGGCTGTAGGTGAGGCGATAAACCTTGGATCAGGCAGGGAGCACAGGGTCATTGAGATGGCCACCATAATAAATGAACTGACAGAGAACCCTGCAGGTGTTGTCTACAGGCCACGAAGGGACTGGGATGCCAAGACAAGGCTGCTATCATCAATAGAGAAGGCCAGAAGGCTCCTGGACTATGAGCCAAAGGTTTCCTTCAGGGAGGGACTTGAGAGGACCCATGAGTGGTTCAGGGAAAACTGGGAACTCATAAAGGGGAGCGCCGAATTCTAG
- a CDS encoding glycosyltransferase family 2 protein codes for MRIAAVIPAFNEEVAIGSVALLTGEHVDEVIVVDDGSTDRTAHVAEMAGARVIRHHKNMGKGAALKTGFQAADADIVVTLDADGQHNPAEIPKLVEPILRGEADIVNGSRYLHGRDENTPRYRRVGQRILDRATNIATGLEITDTQSGFRAFSADSIPHFRFRDPGFVVESEMLSDAAEAGLRIVEVEVGVRYDVDGSTRNPISHGVSVLLRIIGDIELKRPLYYFTLPGILIGITGAVLTLIFIRDYITGVSVNMGPTIVAVMLTLFGTFFMFTGIILDSVRRMILHYR; via the coding sequence ATGAGGATAGCTGCTGTGATCCCTGCCTTCAATGAGGAGGTCGCCATAGGTTCGGTGGCGCTCCTCACAGGGGAGCATGTGGATGAGGTTATAGTGGTTGATGATGGATCCACTGACAGGACGGCACATGTGGCCGAGATGGCGGGGGCGAGGGTGATAAGGCACCATAAGAATATGGGTAAGGGTGCTGCCCTCAAGACAGGTTTTCAGGCTGCAGATGCAGATATAGTGGTCACCCTTGACGCCGACGGCCAGCACAACCCCGCTGAGATACCGAAACTTGTGGAGCCCATACTGCGGGGTGAGGCTGATATCGTGAACGGAAGCCGCTACCTTCATGGAAGGGATGAGAACACCCCGAGGTACAGGAGGGTGGGCCAGAGGATACTTGACAGGGCCACCAACATCGCCACCGGCCTTGAGATAACCGATACACAGAGTGGTTTCAGGGCCTTCTCAGCAGACAGTATACCTCACTTCAGATTCCGGGACCCCGGCTTTGTGGTTGAGAGTGAGATGCTCTCAGATGCAGCCGAGGCGGGTCTCAGGATAGTGGAGGTGGAGGTTGGTGTGAGGTACGATGTTGATGGGTCCACCAGGAACCCTATAAGCCACGGTGTCTCTGTGCTCCTGAGGATAATAGGGGACATTGAACTCAAAAGGCCCCTCTACTACTTCACCCTCCCTGGCATCTTGATAGGCATCACAGGGGCTGTCCTGACTCTTATATTCATAAGGGACTACATAACCGGTGTGAGCGTGAATATGGGCCCCACAATAGTGGCTGTCATGCTCACCCTATTTGGAACATTCTTCATGTTCACGGGCATTATACTTGACTCTGTGAGGAGGATGATCCTCCACTACAGATGA
- a CDS encoding NAD(P)-dependent oxidoreductase: METQRILVTGGAGFIGTNLVNELRDRGHEVLAVDLMHTEREDYMRADVREYRQVERIFEDDKFDYVYHLAAEYGRWNGEDYYENLWKTNVIGTKHMLRMQEKLGFRMIFFSSAEVYGDYSGVMSEDVMVKNPISDTYQMNDYAITKWAGELMCMNSAKMFGTETVRVRPVNCYGPHETYSPYKGFIPIFIYHALHRKPYTVYKGHRRIIDYVEDSVRTFANIVDNFIPGEVYNVGGRREWEHDIKEYSDMVLEAVGIDDSIVTYKESEPFTTKVKTMDFSKAERDLKHDPKVPPEEGIRRTVEWMKWYYRIED, translated from the coding sequence ATGGAGACTCAGAGGATACTCGTAACCGGCGGCGCCGGATTCATAGGCACAAACCTTGTCAATGAACTCAGAGATAGGGGCCACGAGGTCCTGGCGGTTGACCTCATGCACACCGAACGTGAGGACTACATGAGGGCAGACGTAAGGGAGTACAGGCAGGTTGAAAGGATATTTGAGGACGATAAATTTGATTACGTTTACCACCTGGCGGCTGAGTACGGAAGGTGGAACGGTGAGGACTACTATGAGAACCTCTGGAAGACCAATGTTATAGGTACAAAGCACATGCTGAGGATGCAGGAGAAACTGGGCTTCAGGATGATCTTCTTCTCCTCTGCAGAGGTCTACGGTGACTACAGTGGTGTCATGAGTGAGGACGTGATGGTCAAGAACCCTATAAGTGACACCTACCAGATGAACGACTACGCCATCACCAAGTGGGCAGGTGAACTCATGTGCATGAATTCGGCCAAAATGTTCGGGACAGAGACAGTCCGTGTGAGGCCGGTGAACTGCTACGGACCCCATGAGACATATTCCCCCTATAAGGGATTCATACCCATATTCATCTACCACGCCCTCCACAGGAAGCCATATACGGTCTACAAGGGGCACAGGAGAATAATAGACTATGTGGAGGACTCTGTGAGGACATTTGCAAATATAGTGGACAACTTCATACCGGGTGAGGTCTACAATGTTGGCGGACGCAGGGAATGGGAGCACGACATAAAGGAGTACTCTGACATGGTCCTTGAGGCCGTGGGTATAGATGACTCAATAGTCACCTACAAGGAGTCAGAACCCTTCACCACCAAGGTCAAGACAATGGACTTCTCAAAGGCTGAGAGGGACCTCAAACACGACCCCAAGGTCCCACCTGAGGAGGGTATAAGGCGCACCGTTGAGTGGATGAAGTGGTATTACAGGATAGAGGACTGA